The Populus nigra chromosome 14, ddPopNigr1.1, whole genome shotgun sequence genome has a segment encoding these proteins:
- the LOC133673051 gene encoding uncharacterized protein LOC133673051, which yields MLNFVLMVLLQTVNVNRMELEDVHSDICSLRKLYGLLQGSPDGVQMAGFLDERARVLLKNLLDAATEKALLAYSKIIVAAQLGVSNTPYSSQSVQPKTMPYLEPPVSPDAENASPSTIQSSNAKTNLCVNSAWKNEQSLIKPTPQDSGSEHSKFSVSLNKPEGRKKYCRVCKQSSMKQRNSDKNLNKDGNERDQHRDEACWINGNPKGSHELKLKGLKSAVTFSEEPRRKINSEIQCQPSVTSSTSWASSSLGSMFVKLGSEFLSGKIDEHREDSESNFFKEVASAMKFSESGMPSSSLQLHSENADSLKANNAAFVHNLSRADNSIRTEMRSIQRDGAVAVGDMSFAKRENGDGSVAMGETNRAERQNVRGIVERIESLNRASSQKNYQTCQYVSGLQVPPSQGDVVRKSSMHSMKVRQDTPLRNPMARPEKKSTPSVPSIPPSAGSMVPSHKRNLPRQTFIRPTLLDYDDHHNGITPKRSYVDSQEELDETTSSSSNSRLPELSDERASSSSDPHSPELSDATASSISDPRSPIESYETASSSSSSSPHSSYSWTSQQQTTGSSRGSDEDPEDYYERGDPPPREKGPSRTSRSPSHKKKATGRLRGLKNKLGLIFHHQHHHHHHHHHHDDNDGEKAPTKSMWKNLHKMFQNKDLKHNDKAYHKKAVEKFGKSVVVRNKKQKAGHFRALVKGLMKHSKHSKKSKPAKGGIGRHLGRAQNGHDNKHWWKMFQRHRRGVKLPNRGRVKLGIPRKKKKPRLKTLK from the exons ATGttgaattttgttctaatgGTGCTTTTGCAGACTGTTAATGTAAACAGGATGGAACTTGAAGATGTGCATTCTGATATCTGTTCCTTGAGAAAATTATATGGACTCCTCCAAGGTAGTCCAGATGGTGTGCAAATGGCAGGCTTT TTGGATGAGAGAGCACGAGTGCTTTTGAAGAATCTGCTAGATGCTGCTACAGAGAAGGCTTTATTGGCTTATTCAAAG ATCATAGTGGCAGCACAATTAGGTGTGTCTAACACACCCTACTCCTCTCAATCAGTGCAGCCCAAGACCATGCCATATCTAGAACCTCCTGTTTCACCCGATGCAGAGAATGCTTCTCCAAGTACCATTCAGAGTTCAAATGCTAAGACAAATTTATGTGTAAACAGTGCATGGAAAAATGAGCAGTCACTTATTAAGCCAACACCTCAGGATTCAGGGTCAGAGCATTCCAAATTCAGTGTCTCATTAAACAAACCTGAAGGTAGAAAAAAATACTGTCGAGTTTGTAAGCAAAGCAGCATGAAGCAGCGGAACTCGGACAAGAATTTAAACAAAGATGGTAATGAAAGAGATCAGCACCGTGATGAGGCTTGTTGGATTAATGGGAATCCAAAAGGATCGCATGAGCTAAAATTGAAGGGTCTTAAATCAGCAGTGACTTTCAGTGAAGAGCCAAGACGGaaaataaattctgaaattCAATGTCAACCAAGTGTTACAAGTTCCACTTCTTGGGCCTCAAGTTCATTGGGTTCTATGTTTGTTAAACTAGGATCTGAATTTTTATCTGGTAAAATTGATGAACATCGAGAGGATTCAGAAAGTAATTTCTTTAAAGAAGTTGCAAGTGCAATGAAATTTAGTGAATCTGGAATGCCCTCCTCATCGTTGCAGCTTCATAGTGAAAATGCAGATTCACTTAAAGCTAACAATGCAGCTTTTGTCCACAATTTGTCCAGGGCGGATAACTCAATAAGAACTGAAATGCGGTCGATACAAAGGGATGGTGCAGTTGCAGTGGGTGACATGAGTTTTGCTAAGAGAGAAAATGGGGATGGTTCAGTTGCAATGGGAGAAACAAACCGTGCAGAGAGACAGAATGTGAGGGGAATTGTTGAGAGAATTGAGTCACTCAATCGAGCATCAAGTCAGAAGAACTATCAAACATGTCAGTATGTTAGTGGGTTACAGGTTCCCCCGAGTCAGGGTGATGTGGTCAGGAAGTCCTCGATGCATAGTATGAAGGTTCGGCAAGACACTCCATTGCGGAATCCAATGGCTCGGCCGGAGAAAAAATCCACGCCATCTGTACCATCAATACCTCCTTCTGCAGGGTCAATGGTGCCATCTCACAAAAGAAACTTGCCTCGTCAGACATTTATAAGGCCAACACTGCTAGATTATGATGATCATCACAATGGAATCACCCCAAAGAGATCTTATGTGGACTCACAAGAAGAGTTAGATGAGACAACCAGCTCAAGTTCAAACAGTCGCTTGCCGGAATTGTCAGATGAGAGAGCTAGCTCTAGCTCTGACCCTCACTCACCAGAATTGTCAGATGCCACAGCCAGCTCAATCTCTGATCCTCGCTCACCAATAGAGTCATACGAGACAGCCAGCTCCAGCTCCAGCTCTAGTCCTCACTCTTCCTACAGCTGGACAAGTCAGCAGCAGACAACAGGCAGCAGCAGAGGTAGCGATGAGGACCCTGAAGATTACTATGAGCGTGGGGATCCTCCACCTAGAGAAAAGGGACCAAGTAGGACGTCCAGATCACCAAGCCATAAGAAGAAAGCAACTGGACGACTTAGGGGGCTAAAAAACAAGTTGGGACTCATTTTccaccaccaacaccaccaccaccaccaccaccaccatcatgaTGACAATGATGGTGAGAAGGCCCCCACCAAATCCATGTGGAAGAACTTGCACAAGATGTTTCAAAACAAAGACTTGAAGCATAATGACAAGGCCTATCATAAAAAAGCAGTTGAGAAGTTCGGAAAATCTGTAGTGGTAAGAAACAAGAAGCAGAAGGCTGGACATTTTCGTGCATTGGTTAAAGGGTTGATGAAGCATTCTAAAcattcaaagaaatcaaagccTGCCAAAGGCGGGATCGGACGCCATTTAGGACGTGCCCAAAATGGCCATGACAATAAGCATTGGTGGAAAATGTTTCAGCGCCATCGACGAGGAGTAAAGCTGCCCAACAGAGGGCGTGTTAAACTAGGAATTcccagaaagaagaagaaacccaGGCTAAAAACCCTGAAATAA